The Methanothermobacter sp. K4 genome contains the following window.
AATGTTCCCTCAAGGACGGATACAACAGCTGCTCCTGAGGGATCAGACACCCTCTTCATACTGGTTCCACTGGCACCGGGTATGGAGGATAACCAGGAGCTGAGGGAGGGCCTCTACAGCAGGGTCATGGATGACCTTGAGGGGAAGACCGGTATGAAGATAAGGGACCATGTGGTGGTGAAGCGTATATTCGCCATAAATGACTTCAGGGAACGCTACAATGCATACAGGGGGACAGCACTTGGCCTATCCCATACTCTCAGGCAGACCGCCCTCTGGAGACCGGCACATAAAAGTAAGAAGGTTAAAAACCTTTACTACACTGGACAGTACACCCATCCAGGTATAGGGGTGCCAATGACACTAATATCCTCCCAGATTGTCTGCAAAGAGATACTGGAAGAAATGGGCGAATAGTCCAGAATTCCATGAAAGGCAACTTTAAAAGGTTACATGGGTGATAGGCTCTTGATTGATGAAAAAATCTATTCAATATTCAAAAGGGGAAGCAAAACATACTTCTACAGCACCCTCTTCTTCCCACCAAAGGTGAGGAGGGACGTTTTCATACTCTACAGTTTCCTGAGAAAGGCAGATGACTATGTTGACAGAATACCCCAGGATACCGAGGGGTTCTACGACTTTGTTGAACGCTACCGGGCGGCATCATCAGGCGAAAAAACAGGGGATGTGGTTGTTGATTCATTCGCTGAACTTTCAGCCAGAAAATCTTTCAATAAAGAGTGGACAGAGGCCTTTCTAAGATCAATGGAGATGGATATAACTGTCTCATCCTACAGGACAATGGCTGACCTTGAGGAGTACCTCCTGGGTTCATCTGAGGTTGTGGGCCTATTCATGGCATCCATCATGGGCCTTGACACAGATTCATACCCACATGCCCGCTACCTCGGGAGGGCCATGCAGTACGTCAACTTCATAAGGGACATAGCAGAGGACATTGAACTCGGGAGGCTCTACTTTCCGCTGACTGAACTTGAAAGATTTGATCTGGAGTCACTGGATTTAAGTGAAATAAGGGGAAGGGAGGATGATTTCAGATCCTTCCTCAGGGCTCAGATTGATATTTACAGGGACTGGCAGAGGAGGGCAGAGGAGGGTTACAGGTACATCCCCTACCGCTACCTGGTACCCATAAAGACCGCCGCCGACATGTACCTCTGGACGTCCAGGATAATCGAAAGGGACCCCCTCATAGTCTACCGGAGGAAGGTGAAGCCATCAAGGGGCAGGGTGGTCTCAGGGGCCCTCCTGAACATGCTGAGGCTCATCAGGCCCAGGGCACCCATTAATCAGGGTATTTAGGGGACCTTCAAATGCCTCAGATGACCTCCAGATCCCTTTTTAATTCAATCAGGGATTATACGGGCTTTCTGGTTGGCATATCCAGATTCAGGTTCTGGATATACACCGGGGGGACGTATGTAATTGGATACACCCTTGCAGCGGAGGGTTTCACAGATTTTCTTGCACCGGCCTATTACATCTACCTCCTATACTTCTTTTTCCCGGCGAATGTGTTCATCTACGGCGTCAATGACTACTGGGATGAGGATACAGACAGATTCAACCCCAAAAAGGGCTCAAGGGAGCACATGTTGATGCAGAGTGAGAGGAGGAAACTCAGAAATTCACTGCTTGCAGTTACAGGTATCAGCGCCGCCCTCATGTTTTCACAGAAACCACAGGATACCATTCTTTTCCTCGGATTTTTATTTTTATCCTATTTCTACAGTGCACCCCCACTCAGATTCAAGGAGAGACCCTTCCTGGATTTTTCATCCAATTACCTCTACATCATGCCCGGTGTATTTGCCTACAGCCTTGCATCAGGAAGCCTCCCTGAACCCATAATCCTCCTTGCAGGCTACTGCCACATCGCTGCCATGCACATATTCTCTGCCGTACCTGACACAGAGTACGACAGGAGGGCAGGAATCAACACAACACCAGTATTCATGGGTGAAAGGGCGGCACTTGCACTTTCAGCAGCCTTCTGGCTGATATTATCCTTCATCACAATCTATCTTACA
Protein-coding sequences here:
- a CDS encoding phytoene/squalene synthase family protein, with the protein product MIDEKIYSIFKRGSKTYFYSTLFFPPKVRRDVFILYSFLRKADDYVDRIPQDTEGFYDFVERYRAASSGEKTGDVVVDSFAELSARKSFNKEWTEAFLRSMEMDITVSSYRTMADLEEYLLGSSEVVGLFMASIMGLDTDSYPHARYLGRAMQYVNFIRDIAEDIELGRLYFPLTELERFDLESLDLSEIRGREDDFRSFLRAQIDIYRDWQRRAEEGYRYIPYRYLVPIKTAADMYLWTSRIIERDPLIVYRRKVKPSRGRVVSGALLNMLRLIRPRAPINQGI
- a CDS encoding prenyltransferase; translation: MPQMTSRSLFNSIRDYTGFLVGISRFRFWIYTGGTYVIGYTLAAEGFTDFLAPAYYIYLLYFFFPANVFIYGVNDYWDEDTDRFNPKKGSREHMLMQSERRKLRNSLLAVTGISAALMFSQKPQDTILFLGFLFLSYFYSAPPLRFKERPFLDFSSNYLYIMPGVFAYSLASGSLPEPIILLAGYCHIAAMHIFSAVPDTEYDRRAGINTTPVFMGERAALALSAAFWLILSFITIYLTDLHPLSFLVFAYPAFPISVLLFERIRIERVYWYLPYVNTALGGLLFLALINHKIFHWI